One segment of Ascochyta rabiei chromosome 7, complete sequence DNA contains the following:
- a CDS encoding RNA helicase, giving the protein MSAIKKRKLNALAGAAPPKVKLARSEKSAKPAKLTKPPPPPASESSEDEEEVQEEAAADETAADTPPTDTPITDTPITDKPITNTPPADTPQDDAKKTFADLGVREELCDACEALKFIHPTPIQTQAIPLALEGRDVIGLAETGSGKTAAFVLPILQSLLEKPQSLFGLILAPTRELAYQISQQVDALGSIINVKCATLVGGMDMVPQAIALSKRPHIVVATPGRLLDHLENTKGFSLRYLKYMVLDEADRLLDLDFGPVLDKILKVLPRDGRHTYLFSATMSSKVESLQRAALQNPVRVSISSSSHQVVSTLLQRYFFLPHKHKDLFLIHLLNENLGHPTIIFTRTVNETQRIAILLRTLGFGAIPLHGQLSQSARLGALSKFKSKSRDILVATDVAARGLDIPSVDLVVNLDLPSDSQTYVHRVGRTARAGKSGKAVSFVTQYDVEIWLRIENALGTKVEEEVVPKDEALVYAERVGEAQRVAVREMKLIHEQRGKGRGGGGGGRGGMRGKRGRADMDREEG; this is encoded by the coding sequence ATGTCGGCGATCAAGAAGAGGAAGCTCAACGCACTGGCCGGTGCCGCGCCGCCCAAAGTGAAGCTTGCACGCAGCGAGAAGTCTGCAAAGCCTGCGAAATTGACCaaaccaccaccaccgccagcATCAGAGAGCAGCGAGGATGAAGAGGAAGTGCAAGAGGAGGCCGCAGCAGACGAGACAGCAGCAGACACACCACCAACAGACACACCAATAACAGACACACCAATAACAGACAAACCAATAACAAACACACCACCAGCAGACACTCCACAAGACGACGCAAAGAAAACATTCGCCGACCTCGGCGTCCGCGAGGAGCTCTGCGACGCCTGTGAGGCCCTCAAGTTCATCCACCCCACGCCCATCCAGACCCAGGCCATCCCGCTCGCGCTCGAGGGCCGCGACGTCATCGGTCTGGCAGAGACGGGCTCTGGAAAGACGGCCGCCTTCGTGCTGCCCATCCTGCAGTCTCTCCTCGAGAAGCCTCAATCGCTATTCGGCCTCATCCTGGCGCCTACGCGAGAGCTGGCATATCAGATCTCCCAGCAGGTGGACGCCCTTGGCAGCATCATCAATGTCAAGTGCGCAACCCTCGTCGGCGGCATGGACATGGTCCCCCAGGCCATTGCGCTCTCCAAGCGACCGCACATCGTTGTCGCCACCCCCGGACGACTGCTCGACCACCTCGAGAACACAAAGGGCTTCTCCCTGCGCTACCTCAAGTACATGGTCCTCGATGAGGCCGACCGTCTCCTCGATCTCGACTTCGGCCCCGTCCTCGACAAGATCCTCAAGGTCTTGCCCCGCGACGGCCGCCACACCTACCTCTTCTCTGCCACAATGTCCTCCAAGGTCGAGTCCCTCCAGCGCGCCGCCCTGCAAAACCCTGTCCGCGTGTCCATCTCCAGCTCCAGCCACCAGGTCGTCTCCACTCTCCTGCAGCGCTACTTCTTCCTCCCGCACAAGCACAAGGACCTCTTCCTCATCCACCTGCTCAACGAAAACCTCGGCCACCCCACCATCATCTTCACCCGCACCGTCAACGAGACCCAGCGCATCGCCATCCTCCTTCGCACCCTCGGCTTCGGCGCCATCCCCCTGCACGGCCAGCTCTCGCAATCTGCGCGTCTGGGCGCACTGAGCAAGTTCAAGAGCAAGTCGCGCGACATCCTCGTCGCCACCGACGTCGCTGCCCGTGGTCTGGATATCCCGTCCGTCGATCTAGTCGTCAACCTCGACCTCCCCTCCGACTCACAGACATACGTCCACCGCGTGGGCCGCACGGCGCGAGCCGGCAAGTCTGGCAAAGCCGTATCCTTTGTCACGCAGTACGATGTCGAGATCTGGCTGCGCATCGAGAACGCACTGGGCACAAAGGTCGAGGAGGAAGTCGTGCCCAAGGACGAGGCGCTCGTGTACGCCGAGCGCGTTGGCGAGGCACAGCGCGTCGCTGTCCGCGAAATGAAGTTGATCCACGAGCAGCGCGGCAAGGGacgaggcggcggcggcggtgggcgggGCGGCATGCGCGGGAAGCGCGGGAGAGCCGACATGGATAGAGAAGAGGGCTGA
- a CDS encoding rRNA-binding ribosome biosynthesis protein — MARSGRSSQRKKQSASDKQMAKKNDGAPKSMVIRIGAQEVGGAVSQLVQDVRHVMEPDTAVRLKERRANKLRDYTTMCGPLGVTHLLLFSRSESGNTNLRLARTPHGPTLHFRVEKYSLCKDIAKSLKHPRAGLTDFHTPPLLVMNNFLTSDATRESLADAAPPKHLEKLVTDMFQGLFPPIQPHTTPLHTIKRVLLLHREPPNPDTGSVAISLRHYAITTKVTGLPKALRRLHAAEKLIGSGKKGSDKKRTLPDLGKLEDVADYMLDPSAGGYTSASDTEADTDAEVEVSAPVKQRVLSRRAKERLAAGDATAHARTASSGPRVEKRAVKLVELGPRMKLRLTKVEEDVCTGKTMWHEFITKSKAEEHALEKKWAQRNAVKAERRRVQKENVERKKAEKAALGGKSEGQEGEEEDGDEIEGEADSEMDYDEYDMDDDVWHDEDGEGSGDEMEE, encoded by the exons ATGGCACGATCCGGGCGCAGCAGCCAGCGCAAGAAGCAGTCGGCATCGGACAAGCAGATGGCCAAGAAGAACGACGGCGCGCCCAAGAGCATGGTCATCCGCATTGGCGCGCAGGAGGTCGGCGGCGCCGTGAGCCAGCTGGTGCAGGATGTGCGCCATGTCATGGAGCCCGACACAGCGGTGCGGTTGAAG GAACGCCGCGCCAACAAACTCCGCGACTACACGACCATGTGCGGCCCCCTCGGCGTCACCCACCTGCTGCTCTTCTCGCGCTCAGAGTCGGGCAACACCAACCTGCGCCTCGCCCGCACCCCGCACGGCCCCACGCTGCACTTCCGCGTCGAGAAGTACTCGCTGTGCAAGGACATTGCCAAGTCGCTCAAGCACCCGCGCGCCGGCCTGACCGACTTCCACACCCCGCCGCTGCTCGTCATGAACAACTTCCTCACCTCGGACGCCACGCGCGAGTCCCTGGCCGACGCCGCCCCGCCCAAGCACCTCGAGAAGCTCGTCACCGACATGTTCCAGGGCCTGTTCCCGCCCATCCAGCCCCACACCACCCCGCTGCACACCATCAAGCGCGTCCTGCTGCTGCACCGCGAGCCCCCCAACCCGGACACGGGCAGCGTCGCCATCTCCCTGCGCCACTACGCCATCACCACAAAAGTCACCGGCCTGCCCAAGGCCCTGCGCCGCCTGCACGCCGCCGAGAAGCTCATTGGGTCCGGCAAGAAGGGCAGCGACAAGAAGCGCACGCTGCCCGACCTGGGCAAGCTCGAGGACGTCGCAGACTACATGCTGGACCCCTCCGCCGGCGGCTACACCTCCGCCTCGGACACGGAAGCCGACACCGACGCCGAAGTCGAGGTCAGCGCCCCTGTCAAGCAGCGCGTTCTCTCGCGCCGCGCCAAAGAGCGCCTCGCAGCCGGCGACGCCACCGCCCACGCCCGCACCGCCTCCTCAGGCCCACGCGTCGAGAAGCGCGCCGTCAAGCTCGTCGAGCTGGGTCCGCGCATGAAGCTGCGCCTGACCAAAGTCGAAGAGGACGTCTGCACCGGCAAGACCATGTGGCACGAGTTCATCACAAAGTCAAAGGCCGAGGAGCACGCGCTCGAGAAGAAGTGGGCGCAGCGCAACGCCGTCAAGGCAGAGCGGAGACGCGTTCAGAAGGAGAACGTCGAGCGCAAAAAGGCCGAGAAGGCGGCGCTTGGTGGCAAGAGTGAAGGCCAAGAGggcgaggaagaggacgGGGATGAGATTGAGGGGGAGGCCGATAGCGAGATGGATTATGACGAGTACGACATGGATGATGATGTTTGGCATGATGAAGATGGCGAGGGAAGTGGTGACGAGATGGAGGAGTGA
- a CDS encoding (S)-2-hydroxy-acid oxidase, whose product MMSYNKNTTDLHCLTIEELRVLAAQRMDKQTRDYYNEGADSGSTLAENISAYQKYRIRPRVLRDISVIDTTVDVFGTKSTMPIGAASTAMHCLAHPDGEIATARACKNQNAVMGLSSFATQTLEDVKDAIGATPMALQLYLFEEREHSVKLIKRAKAKGYKAVLLTVDTPALGRRNMEIRNQFTLPKHLKIANFANRDDKNSGNSNTEAPASEAGYHDGEKRVLPKGPIRFHTHAANPTLTWEKDIEWLKEQCHPEMEVWVKGIATGEDALLAVHHGVDGIVVSNHGGRQLNGALATIDALPEVVQAVRSQEKKIPVHVDGGIRHGTDVFKALALGADFVWIGRPILWGLAYKGQEGVELALQLIRDEFKLCMGLAGVTSVKDISPEYLVKIDKSGFVARL is encoded by the coding sequence ATGATGTCGTACAACAAGAACACCACAGATCTGCATTGCCTTACGATCGAAGAGCTGCGTGTCCTGGCAGCCCAGCGCATGGACAAGCAGACACGCGACTACTACAATGAAGGCGCCGACTCAGGCTCGACGCTCGCTGAAAACATCTCCGCATACCAGAAGTACCGCATCCGACCCCGCGTGCTGCGCGATATTTCCGTCATCGACACAACCGTCGATGTCTTCGGCACCAAATCCACCATGCCTATCGGCGCAGCGAGCACAGCCATGCATTGCCTTGCGCACCCCGACGGTGAGATTGCCACCGCGCGCGCATGCAAGAACCAGAACGCTGTAATGGGACTCAGCAGTTTCGCGACCCAGACGCTTGAAGACGTGAAAGACGCAATTGGCGCGACGCCTATGGCGTTGCAATTGTATCTGTTCGAAGAGCGGGAACACAGCGTTAAGCTGATCAAGCGCGCGAAAGCGAAAGGATATAAAGCCGTGCTGCTGACCGTCGACACACCAGCCCTCGGGCGCAGGAACATGGAGATCAGGAACCAGTTCACGCTGCCGAAGCACCTCAAGATTGCGAATTTCGCGAATCGAGATGACAAGAACTCCGGGAATAGCAACACCGAGGCGCCGGCGAGTGAAGCTGGGTATCACGATGGCGAAAAGCGCGTTCTGCCCAAGGGACCGATCAGATTCCACACGCACGCTGCAAATCCTACCTTGACGTGGGAGAAGGATATTGAGTGGTTGAAGGAGCAGTGTCATCCTGAGATGGAGGTCTGGGTCAAAGGTATTGCGACGGGTGAGGATGCGCTGCTTGCAGTCCACCATGGCGTTGATGGCATCGTCGTGTCGAACCACGGAGGTCGACAGCTGAACGGTGCGCTGGCGACAATCGATGCGCTTCCTGAAGTTGTGCAGGCTGTCAGAAGTCAGGAGAAAAAGATTCCTGTTCATGTCGACGGCGGTATTCGTCACGGCACCGACGTGTTCAAAGCGCTGGCGTTGGGGGCGGATTTTGTGTGGATTGGCAGGCCGATCCTGTGGGGGTTGGCGTACAAGGGGCAGGAGGGTGTTGAGCTTGCACTTCAGTTGATTCGCGACGAATTCAAGCTGTGTATGGGTCTTGCTGGCGTGACTAGTGTCAAAGACATCAGCCCGGAGTATCTTGTCAAGATTGACAAAAGCGGTTTTGTAGCTCGTCTGTAG